One window of Triticum dicoccoides isolate Atlit2015 ecotype Zavitan chromosome 5A, WEW_v2.0, whole genome shotgun sequence genomic DNA carries:
- the LOC119301168 gene encoding uncharacterized protein LOC119301168 isoform X3, translating to MLVGHSMGGFVARAALVHPGLRKSAVETILTLSSPHQYPPVALQPSLGHFFSHVNEEWRNGYKKGVSHTSSPKLSNVVVVSISGGIHDYQIRSRLAALDGIVPSTHGFMVGSSSVKNVWLSMEHQSILWCNQLAVQVAHTLLSMIDPVDRQPFLSSQKRVFVFAKMLQSVVPQSLSWMNHVSGSQSSNFLASDTKEAGELQRNDTLFCPPSVLWTSDGLEKDLHIQSNLVTVLAMDGRRRWLDIKKLGSNGRGHFVFVTNLAPCSGVRIHLWPEKHRSSIENEVPASKRIVEVTSKMVQIPAGPAPKQVEPGSQTEQPPPSAFLLLSPEDMNGYNFMTISVASRQTISGRPPPAASMAVGQFFNPVEGTSALSVGRIVHSSYSPEEIFLKEDHPMALTLSFSVSLGLLPVLFSLKTTGCGIKNIGDQIEADKNNLCKLRCFPPVALAWDSVSGIHIIPNIYSETVVVDSSPATWDSHQGAEKTTVLVLADPHCSYKVSLRASLGAATSRFFLLYSSEILGFMIAIILFGLMRQLSAWERDSSVPSILSAIETNLKPKPLMFLCFTPILLFLAFLFFTTQQNPRFGTFLFVTVVCYIVANGFTILVTLSSKLILYVAAILHVFAKRRWQSWEDGTHSPFVRQFLAFSFSFQSLKIVQMIKNNTNIAVAFATITLVCFVHPAIGLGLLLLSHSFHAHSALCSFLGASFRNIAQKKDLYKSKMDNNPILQSKSKPDGLEQLLPMDDSPTSAKSFTDSQLEVFDCRHGIMILHLLATLMFVPSLIAWIQRIGVGQRFPWFVDSALCVGVILHGLLGSQPTASFISFKLPGRRGREVGMSFLYLIGGFYSFISSMALAPYRALYAMAIIGFICFASRILETRGKVRGDISSRKRHWHRH from the exons ATGCTAGTTGGACATTCAATGGGTGGTTTTGTGGCTCGAGCAGCTCTTGTCCACCCGGGCTTAAGGAAATCAGCTGTTGAAACTATACTGACGCTCTCCAGCCCACACCA GTATCCTCCTGTTGCTCTGCAGCCGTCCTTGGGTCATTTTTTCTCCCATGTCAATGAAGAATGGAGAAACGGATACAAGAAAGGAGTATCACATACAAGCAGTCCAAAACTCTCAAATGTAGTAGTTGTCTCTATATCAGGCGGCATCCATGATTATCAG ATTAGGTCAAGGTTGGCCGCATTGGATGGCATTGTACCTTCTACTCATGGGTTTATGGTAGGGAGCTCCAGTGTGAAGAATGTTTGGCTATCCATGGAACATCAATCCATCCTCTGGTGCAATCAATTAGCTGTACAG GTCGCGCACACTCTTCTTAGCATGATAGATCCTGTGGATCGGCAGCCATTTTTGAGTTCACAAAAAAGAGTCTTTGTGTTTGCGAAAATGCTCCAGAGTGTAGTTCCCCAGTCTTTGAGTTGGATGAATCATGTTTCAGGTTCTCAATCTTCAAATTTTCTTGCGAGTGATACCAAGGAAGCCGGTG AATTGCAGCGAAATGATACACTTTTTTGCCCACCATCTGTTCTATGGACAAGTGATGGCCTTGAAAAGGACCTGCATATCCAGTCAAATTTGGTTACTGTTTTAGCGATGGATGGCAGGAGAAGATGGTTAGATATTAAAAAGCTG GGTTCAAATGGAAGAGGACACTTTGTTTTTGTCACAAATCTTGCTCCATGTTCTGGAGTCAGGATTCACTTGTGGCCAGAAAAGCATCGTTCGTCCATCGAAAATGAAGTACCTGCTAGCAAAAGGATAGTTGAAGTTACCTCAAAGATGGTCCAAATCCCAGCAGGACCTGCACCAAAACAG GTAGAACCCGGGAGCCAAACTGAGCAACCGCCTCCTTCTGCCTTCCTTTTGCTGAGTCCAGAAGATATGAATGGTTACAATTTCATGACTATATCGGTGGCATCGCGGCAG ACGATTTCAGGCAGACCTCCGCCAGCGGCTTCGATGGCAGTGGGGCAGTTCTTTAATCCAGTGGAAGGAACAAGTGCACTTTCTGTTGGCAGGATTGTCCACTCTAGCTATTCACCTGAA GAAATATTTTTGAAGGAGGATCACCCAATGGCTTTAACCTTGTCGTTTTCGGTCAGCCTTGGTCTTCTACCAGTTTTGTTTTCACTGAAAACTACTGGATGtggaataaaaaatattggtgaccaAATTGAAGCTGATAAAAACA ACCTTTGTAAATTACGGTGCTTCCCACCTGTTGCACTGGCTTGGGATTCTGTATCAGGCATACACATTATTCCGAATATCTATTCTGAAACTGTAGTGGTTGATTCGTCACCTGCTACTTGGGATTCACACCAAGGGGCAGAGAAAACTACTGTGCTAGTCCTG GCTGACCCGCATTGCTCATACAAAGTCAGTCTTCGCGCTTCGCTTGGTGCTGCAACTAGCAGATTCTTTTTGTTGTACTCATCCGAG ATTCTTGGTTTCATGATTGCCATAATACTGTTTGGCCTGATGCGACAATTGTCAGCATGGGAACGTGACTCTTCTGTGCCATCTATTTTGTCAGCTATTGAGACTAATCTGAAGCCAAAGCCGTTGATGTTCCTTTGCTTCACGCCAATACTTCTTTTCCTTGCCTTCTTATTTTTCACTACACAGCAAAACCCTCGATTTGGAACCTTCTTGTTTGTTACTGTGGTCTGCTACATAGTTGCTAATGGTTTCACCATTTTGGTAACACTAAGTTCGAAATTGATTCTGTATGTGGCTGCCATTCTACATGTCTTCGCCAAAAGACG CTGGCAATCTTGGGAGGACGGTACTCATTCTCCATTTGTTCGCCAGTTCCTCGCTTTCTCGTTCTCATTTCAATCTCTCAAG ATTGTGCAGATGATCAAGAACAATACAAATATAGCTGTAGCATTCGCTACAATTACTCTTGTCTGCTTCGTTCATCCAGCAATTGGTCTTGGTCTGTTACTTCTTTCACATTCCTTCCATGCCCATTCAGCCCTCTGCAG TTTCTTAGGAGCTTCGTTTCGTAACATCGCTCAGAAAAAGGACCTGTAtaaatccaagatggataataatcCTATTCTACAATCCAAAAGTAAACCAGATGGGCTCGAGCAACTTCTGCCAATGGATGACAGCCCAACATCTGCTAAAAGCTTTACTGACAGCCAGCTAGAAGTGTTTGACTGTCGGCATGGGATTATGATCCTGCATCTTCTAGCTACACTCATGTTTGTGCCTTCACTTATTGCTTGGATACAG AGAATTGGAGTGGGTCAGAGATTTCCGTGGTTTGTTGATTCTGCCCTTTGTGTTGGTGTTATTCTGCATGGACTTTTGGGATCACAGCCAACTGCCAGCTTTATATCTTTTAAGTTACCCGGAAGGAGAGGGCGCGAAGTTGGAATGAGCTTTCTCTACCTCATAGGTGGCTTTTATTCCTTTATTAGCTCCATGGCATTGGCACCTTACAGAGCGCTGTATGCGATGGCCATCATTGGTTTCATCTGTTTTGCTTCCAGAATTCTTGAGACTAGAGGCAAGGTGAGAGGTGATATTAGCTCTAGAAAAAGGCACTGGCATAGACATTGA
- the LOC119301168 gene encoding uncharacterized protein LOC119301168 isoform X2 has translation MAGFGANCRLGAVLFFSAWITLAALNRLVRPAPNGCQMTYMYPTYIPIHAPNNVSSDRYGLFLYHEGWKEIDFAERVRKLDGVPVLFIPGNGGSYKQVRSFAAESSRAYQNGPLEPSFYREPSSAFELEDSSLPSQYGRILDWFTIDLEGEHSAMDGRILEEHTEYVVYAIHRILDQYKESHLARSKDDVRSTGNLPSSVMLVGHSMGGFVARAALVHPGLRKSAVETILTLSSPHQYPPVALQPSLGHFFSHVNEEWRNGYKKGVSHTSSPKLSNVVVVSISGGIHDYQIRSRLAALDGIVPSTHGFMVGSSSVKNVWLSMEHQSILWCNQLAVQVAHTLLSMIDPVDRQPFLSSQKRVFVFAKMLQSVVPQSLSWMNHVSGSQSSNFLASDTKEAGELQRNDTLFCPPSVLWTSDGLEKDLHIQSNLVTVLAMDGRRRWLDIKKLGSNGRGHFVFVTNLAPCSGVRIHLWPEKHRSSIENEVPASKRIVEVTSKMVQIPAGPAPKQVEPGSQTEQPPPSAFLLLSPEDMNGYNFMTISVASRQTISGRPPPAASMAVGQFFNPVEGTSALSVGRIVHSSYSPEEIFLKEDHPMALTLSFSVSLGLLPVLFSLKTTGCGIKNIGDQIEADKNNLCKLRCFPPVALAWDSVSGIHIIPNIYSETVVVDSSPATWDSHQGAEKTTVLVLADPHCSYKVSLRASLGAATSRFFLLYSSEILGFMIAIILFGLMRQLSAWERDSSVPSILSAIETNLKPKPLMFLCFTPILLFLAFLFFTTQQNPRFGTFLFVTVVCYIVANGFTILVTLSSKLILYVAAILHVFAKRRWQSWEDGTHSPFVRQFLAFSFSFQSLKMIKNNTNIAVAFATITLVCFVHPAIGLGLLLLSHSFHAHSALCSFLGASFRNIAQKKDLYKSKMDNNPILQSKSKPDGLEQLLPMDDSPTSAKSFTDSQLEVFDCRHGIMILHLLATLMFVPSLIAWIQRIGVGQRFPWFVDSALCVGVILHGLLGSQPTASFISFKLPGRRGREVGMSFLYLIGGFYSFISSMALAPYRALYAMAIIGFICFASRILETRGKVRGDISSRKRHWHRH, from the exons ATGGCTGGATTCGGCGCCAACTGCAGGCTGGGGGCCGTGCTCTTCTTCTCCGCCTGGATCACGCTCGCGGCCCTCAACAGGCTGGTGCGCCCGGCGCCCAACGGGTGCCAGATGACCTACATGTACCCGACCTACATCCCCATCCACGCCCCCAACAACGTCTCCTCCGACAGGTACGGCCTGTTCCTGTACCACGAGGGGTGGAAGGAGATCGACTTCGCCGAGCGCGTCCGCAAGCTCGACGGCGTGCCCGTGCTTttcatccccggcaacggcgggaGCTACAAGCAG GTTCGCTCATTTGCTGCAGAATCTTCTCGAGCATATCAAAACGGTCCACTTGAGCCCTCCTTTTATCGGGAACCATCTAGTGCATTTGAACTGGAAGATTCTTCCCTTCCATCACAATATGGCCGTATTCTGGATTGGTTTACTATTGATCTTGAAGGAGAACACTCTGCAATGGATGGTCGCATACTTGAGGAGCATACTGAATATGTTGTCTATGCCATCCATAGG ATCCTTGATCAATACAAAGAATCTCATTTAGCACGATCGAAGGATGATGTTCGTTCTACTGGTAACTTGCCATCTAGTGTTATGCTAGTTGGACATTCAATGGGTGGTTTTGTGGCTCGAGCAGCTCTTGTCCACCCGGGCTTAAGGAAATCAGCTGTTGAAACTATACTGACGCTCTCCAGCCCACACCA GTATCCTCCTGTTGCTCTGCAGCCGTCCTTGGGTCATTTTTTCTCCCATGTCAATGAAGAATGGAGAAACGGATACAAGAAAGGAGTATCACATACAAGCAGTCCAAAACTCTCAAATGTAGTAGTTGTCTCTATATCAGGCGGCATCCATGATTATCAG ATTAGGTCAAGGTTGGCCGCATTGGATGGCATTGTACCTTCTACTCATGGGTTTATGGTAGGGAGCTCCAGTGTGAAGAATGTTTGGCTATCCATGGAACATCAATCCATCCTCTGGTGCAATCAATTAGCTGTACAG GTCGCGCACACTCTTCTTAGCATGATAGATCCTGTGGATCGGCAGCCATTTTTGAGTTCACAAAAAAGAGTCTTTGTGTTTGCGAAAATGCTCCAGAGTGTAGTTCCCCAGTCTTTGAGTTGGATGAATCATGTTTCAGGTTCTCAATCTTCAAATTTTCTTGCGAGTGATACCAAGGAAGCCGGTG AATTGCAGCGAAATGATACACTTTTTTGCCCACCATCTGTTCTATGGACAAGTGATGGCCTTGAAAAGGACCTGCATATCCAGTCAAATTTGGTTACTGTTTTAGCGATGGATGGCAGGAGAAGATGGTTAGATATTAAAAAGCTG GGTTCAAATGGAAGAGGACACTTTGTTTTTGTCACAAATCTTGCTCCATGTTCTGGAGTCAGGATTCACTTGTGGCCAGAAAAGCATCGTTCGTCCATCGAAAATGAAGTACCTGCTAGCAAAAGGATAGTTGAAGTTACCTCAAAGATGGTCCAAATCCCAGCAGGACCTGCACCAAAACAG GTAGAACCCGGGAGCCAAACTGAGCAACCGCCTCCTTCTGCCTTCCTTTTGCTGAGTCCAGAAGATATGAATGGTTACAATTTCATGACTATATCGGTGGCATCGCGGCAG ACGATTTCAGGCAGACCTCCGCCAGCGGCTTCGATGGCAGTGGGGCAGTTCTTTAATCCAGTGGAAGGAACAAGTGCACTTTCTGTTGGCAGGATTGTCCACTCTAGCTATTCACCTGAA GAAATATTTTTGAAGGAGGATCACCCAATGGCTTTAACCTTGTCGTTTTCGGTCAGCCTTGGTCTTCTACCAGTTTTGTTTTCACTGAAAACTACTGGATGtggaataaaaaatattggtgaccaAATTGAAGCTGATAAAAACA ACCTTTGTAAATTACGGTGCTTCCCACCTGTTGCACTGGCTTGGGATTCTGTATCAGGCATACACATTATTCCGAATATCTATTCTGAAACTGTAGTGGTTGATTCGTCACCTGCTACTTGGGATTCACACCAAGGGGCAGAGAAAACTACTGTGCTAGTCCTG GCTGACCCGCATTGCTCATACAAAGTCAGTCTTCGCGCTTCGCTTGGTGCTGCAACTAGCAGATTCTTTTTGTTGTACTCATCCGAG ATTCTTGGTTTCATGATTGCCATAATACTGTTTGGCCTGATGCGACAATTGTCAGCATGGGAACGTGACTCTTCTGTGCCATCTATTTTGTCAGCTATTGAGACTAATCTGAAGCCAAAGCCGTTGATGTTCCTTTGCTTCACGCCAATACTTCTTTTCCTTGCCTTCTTATTTTTCACTACACAGCAAAACCCTCGATTTGGAACCTTCTTGTTTGTTACTGTGGTCTGCTACATAGTTGCTAATGGTTTCACCATTTTGGTAACACTAAGTTCGAAATTGATTCTGTATGTGGCTGCCATTCTACATGTCTTCGCCAAAAGACG CTGGCAATCTTGGGAGGACGGTACTCATTCTCCATTTGTTCGCCAGTTCCTCGCTTTCTCGTTCTCATTTCAATCTCTCAAG ATGATCAAGAACAATACAAATATAGCTGTAGCATTCGCTACAATTACTCTTGTCTGCTTCGTTCATCCAGCAATTGGTCTTGGTCTGTTACTTCTTTCACATTCCTTCCATGCCCATTCAGCCCTCTGCAG TTTCTTAGGAGCTTCGTTTCGTAACATCGCTCAGAAAAAGGACCTGTAtaaatccaagatggataataatcCTATTCTACAATCCAAAAGTAAACCAGATGGGCTCGAGCAACTTCTGCCAATGGATGACAGCCCAACATCTGCTAAAAGCTTTACTGACAGCCAGCTAGAAGTGTTTGACTGTCGGCATGGGATTATGATCCTGCATCTTCTAGCTACACTCATGTTTGTGCCTTCACTTATTGCTTGGATACAG AGAATTGGAGTGGGTCAGAGATTTCCGTGGTTTGTTGATTCTGCCCTTTGTGTTGGTGTTATTCTGCATGGACTTTTGGGATCACAGCCAACTGCCAGCTTTATATCTTTTAAGTTACCCGGAAGGAGAGGGCGCGAAGTTGGAATGAGCTTTCTCTACCTCATAGGTGGCTTTTATTCCTTTATTAGCTCCATGGCATTGGCACCTTACAGAGCGCTGTATGCGATGGCCATCATTGGTTTCATCTGTTTTGCTTCCAGAATTCTTGAGACTAGAGGCAAGGTGAGAGGTGATATTAGCTCTAGAAAAAGGCACTGGCATAGACATTGA
- the LOC119301168 gene encoding uncharacterized protein LOC119301168 isoform X1 — protein MAGFGANCRLGAVLFFSAWITLAALNRLVRPAPNGCQMTYMYPTYIPIHAPNNVSSDRYGLFLYHEGWKEIDFAERVRKLDGVPVLFIPGNGGSYKQVRSFAAESSRAYQNGPLEPSFYREPSSAFELEDSSLPSQYGRILDWFTIDLEGEHSAMDGRILEEHTEYVVYAIHRILDQYKESHLARSKDDVRSTGNLPSSVMLVGHSMGGFVARAALVHPGLRKSAVETILTLSSPHQYPPVALQPSLGHFFSHVNEEWRNGYKKGVSHTSSPKLSNVVVVSISGGIHDYQIRSRLAALDGIVPSTHGFMVGSSSVKNVWLSMEHQSILWCNQLAVQVAHTLLSMIDPVDRQPFLSSQKRVFVFAKMLQSVVPQSLSWMNHVSGSQSSNFLASDTKEAGELQRNDTLFCPPSVLWTSDGLEKDLHIQSNLVTVLAMDGRRRWLDIKKLGSNGRGHFVFVTNLAPCSGVRIHLWPEKHRSSIENEVPASKRIVEVTSKMVQIPAGPAPKQVEPGSQTEQPPPSAFLLLSPEDMNGYNFMTISVASRQTISGRPPPAASMAVGQFFNPVEGTSALSVGRIVHSSYSPEEIFLKEDHPMALTLSFSVSLGLLPVLFSLKTTGCGIKNIGDQIEADKNNLCKLRCFPPVALAWDSVSGIHIIPNIYSETVVVDSSPATWDSHQGAEKTTVLVLADPHCSYKVSLRASLGAATSRFFLLYSSEILGFMIAIILFGLMRQLSAWERDSSVPSILSAIETNLKPKPLMFLCFTPILLFLAFLFFTTQQNPRFGTFLFVTVVCYIVANGFTILVTLSSKLILYVAAILHVFAKRRWQSWEDGTHSPFVRQFLAFSFSFQSLKIVQMIKNNTNIAVAFATITLVCFVHPAIGLGLLLLSHSFHAHSALCSFLGASFRNIAQKKDLYKSKMDNNPILQSKSKPDGLEQLLPMDDSPTSAKSFTDSQLEVFDCRHGIMILHLLATLMFVPSLIAWIQRIGVGQRFPWFVDSALCVGVILHGLLGSQPTASFISFKLPGRRGREVGMSFLYLIGGFYSFISSMALAPYRALYAMAIIGFICFASRILETRGKVRGDISSRKRHWHRH, from the exons ATGGCTGGATTCGGCGCCAACTGCAGGCTGGGGGCCGTGCTCTTCTTCTCCGCCTGGATCACGCTCGCGGCCCTCAACAGGCTGGTGCGCCCGGCGCCCAACGGGTGCCAGATGACCTACATGTACCCGACCTACATCCCCATCCACGCCCCCAACAACGTCTCCTCCGACAGGTACGGCCTGTTCCTGTACCACGAGGGGTGGAAGGAGATCGACTTCGCCGAGCGCGTCCGCAAGCTCGACGGCGTGCCCGTGCTTttcatccccggcaacggcgggaGCTACAAGCAG GTTCGCTCATTTGCTGCAGAATCTTCTCGAGCATATCAAAACGGTCCACTTGAGCCCTCCTTTTATCGGGAACCATCTAGTGCATTTGAACTGGAAGATTCTTCCCTTCCATCACAATATGGCCGTATTCTGGATTGGTTTACTATTGATCTTGAAGGAGAACACTCTGCAATGGATGGTCGCATACTTGAGGAGCATACTGAATATGTTGTCTATGCCATCCATAGG ATCCTTGATCAATACAAAGAATCTCATTTAGCACGATCGAAGGATGATGTTCGTTCTACTGGTAACTTGCCATCTAGTGTTATGCTAGTTGGACATTCAATGGGTGGTTTTGTGGCTCGAGCAGCTCTTGTCCACCCGGGCTTAAGGAAATCAGCTGTTGAAACTATACTGACGCTCTCCAGCCCACACCA GTATCCTCCTGTTGCTCTGCAGCCGTCCTTGGGTCATTTTTTCTCCCATGTCAATGAAGAATGGAGAAACGGATACAAGAAAGGAGTATCACATACAAGCAGTCCAAAACTCTCAAATGTAGTAGTTGTCTCTATATCAGGCGGCATCCATGATTATCAG ATTAGGTCAAGGTTGGCCGCATTGGATGGCATTGTACCTTCTACTCATGGGTTTATGGTAGGGAGCTCCAGTGTGAAGAATGTTTGGCTATCCATGGAACATCAATCCATCCTCTGGTGCAATCAATTAGCTGTACAG GTCGCGCACACTCTTCTTAGCATGATAGATCCTGTGGATCGGCAGCCATTTTTGAGTTCACAAAAAAGAGTCTTTGTGTTTGCGAAAATGCTCCAGAGTGTAGTTCCCCAGTCTTTGAGTTGGATGAATCATGTTTCAGGTTCTCAATCTTCAAATTTTCTTGCGAGTGATACCAAGGAAGCCGGTG AATTGCAGCGAAATGATACACTTTTTTGCCCACCATCTGTTCTATGGACAAGTGATGGCCTTGAAAAGGACCTGCATATCCAGTCAAATTTGGTTACTGTTTTAGCGATGGATGGCAGGAGAAGATGGTTAGATATTAAAAAGCTG GGTTCAAATGGAAGAGGACACTTTGTTTTTGTCACAAATCTTGCTCCATGTTCTGGAGTCAGGATTCACTTGTGGCCAGAAAAGCATCGTTCGTCCATCGAAAATGAAGTACCTGCTAGCAAAAGGATAGTTGAAGTTACCTCAAAGATGGTCCAAATCCCAGCAGGACCTGCACCAAAACAG GTAGAACCCGGGAGCCAAACTGAGCAACCGCCTCCTTCTGCCTTCCTTTTGCTGAGTCCAGAAGATATGAATGGTTACAATTTCATGACTATATCGGTGGCATCGCGGCAG ACGATTTCAGGCAGACCTCCGCCAGCGGCTTCGATGGCAGTGGGGCAGTTCTTTAATCCAGTGGAAGGAACAAGTGCACTTTCTGTTGGCAGGATTGTCCACTCTAGCTATTCACCTGAA GAAATATTTTTGAAGGAGGATCACCCAATGGCTTTAACCTTGTCGTTTTCGGTCAGCCTTGGTCTTCTACCAGTTTTGTTTTCACTGAAAACTACTGGATGtggaataaaaaatattggtgaccaAATTGAAGCTGATAAAAACA ACCTTTGTAAATTACGGTGCTTCCCACCTGTTGCACTGGCTTGGGATTCTGTATCAGGCATACACATTATTCCGAATATCTATTCTGAAACTGTAGTGGTTGATTCGTCACCTGCTACTTGGGATTCACACCAAGGGGCAGAGAAAACTACTGTGCTAGTCCTG GCTGACCCGCATTGCTCATACAAAGTCAGTCTTCGCGCTTCGCTTGGTGCTGCAACTAGCAGATTCTTTTTGTTGTACTCATCCGAG ATTCTTGGTTTCATGATTGCCATAATACTGTTTGGCCTGATGCGACAATTGTCAGCATGGGAACGTGACTCTTCTGTGCCATCTATTTTGTCAGCTATTGAGACTAATCTGAAGCCAAAGCCGTTGATGTTCCTTTGCTTCACGCCAATACTTCTTTTCCTTGCCTTCTTATTTTTCACTACACAGCAAAACCCTCGATTTGGAACCTTCTTGTTTGTTACTGTGGTCTGCTACATAGTTGCTAATGGTTTCACCATTTTGGTAACACTAAGTTCGAAATTGATTCTGTATGTGGCTGCCATTCTACATGTCTTCGCCAAAAGACG CTGGCAATCTTGGGAGGACGGTACTCATTCTCCATTTGTTCGCCAGTTCCTCGCTTTCTCGTTCTCATTTCAATCTCTCAAG ATTGTGCAGATGATCAAGAACAATACAAATATAGCTGTAGCATTCGCTACAATTACTCTTGTCTGCTTCGTTCATCCAGCAATTGGTCTTGGTCTGTTACTTCTTTCACATTCCTTCCATGCCCATTCAGCCCTCTGCAG TTTCTTAGGAGCTTCGTTTCGTAACATCGCTCAGAAAAAGGACCTGTAtaaatccaagatggataataatcCTATTCTACAATCCAAAAGTAAACCAGATGGGCTCGAGCAACTTCTGCCAATGGATGACAGCCCAACATCTGCTAAAAGCTTTACTGACAGCCAGCTAGAAGTGTTTGACTGTCGGCATGGGATTATGATCCTGCATCTTCTAGCTACACTCATGTTTGTGCCTTCACTTATTGCTTGGATACAG AGAATTGGAGTGGGTCAGAGATTTCCGTGGTTTGTTGATTCTGCCCTTTGTGTTGGTGTTATTCTGCATGGACTTTTGGGATCACAGCCAACTGCCAGCTTTATATCTTTTAAGTTACCCGGAAGGAGAGGGCGCGAAGTTGGAATGAGCTTTCTCTACCTCATAGGTGGCTTTTATTCCTTTATTAGCTCCATGGCATTGGCACCTTACAGAGCGCTGTATGCGATGGCCATCATTGGTTTCATCTGTTTTGCTTCCAGAATTCTTGAGACTAGAGGCAAGGTGAGAGGTGATATTAGCTCTAGAAAAAGGCACTGGCATAGACATTGA